The Phragmites australis chromosome 15, lpPhrAust1.1, whole genome shotgun sequence genome window below encodes:
- the LOC133893669 gene encoding multifunctional methyltransferase subunit TRM112 homolog A-like: MRLLTHNMLASNVRGVTTGYPLKLEATKWCTKEVELNADFIRGVLPKIDWRALVAATRALDLPELLPEEQPPEEEIFAEGAADVEGSAIRRIHHALLEIHIQEGSLVCPESSRCFPIDKGIPNMMLHEDEV, from the coding sequence ATGAGGCTCCTGACGCACAACATGCTGGCATCGAATGTCAGGGGCGTGACCACCGGCTACCCGCTGAAGCTGGAGGCGACCAAGTGGTGCACCAAGGAGGTCGAGCTCAACGCCGACTTCATCCGCGGCGTCCTCCCCAAGATCGACTGGCGCGCGCTCGTCGCGGCCACCCGCGCGCTCGAcctccccgagctcctcccTGAGGAGCAGCCGCCCGAGGAAGAGATCTTCGCCGAGGGCGCCGCTGACGTCGAGGGCAGCGCCATCCGCCGCATCCACCACGCGCTCCTCGAGATCCACATCCAGGAGGGCAGCCTTGTCTGCCCCGAGAGCAGCCGCTGCTTCCCCATCGACAAGGGCATCCCCAACATGATGCTCCACGAGGACGAGGTCTGA